GACGAGACCGGCGTGCTGTACCCGACCGGGAAGCCCTGCTCGTAGCTGACGGTGCCGCTTGGTTGGGTGGCGTCGGGGATGGTGTTGAGATCGCCGCCTTGGGCGAATGGGATGTCGAAATAGCCAGAAATCGGCATACGTTAGCCTCCAAAAATTCCGTTGTCGAAGTTAAAATCCCCGGTCGCGAAGCCGAAGTAAACGAGCGTCGCGTCGATCCAGGTGGACGACACGCCCGCCGGGCGGGGTAGGACGTCGTAGTTGTTGAACAGGTATTGCAGGTCGAACGTGACCGGGAAGTTGAACACGTAAGCCTGGGCCATGTCGTGGTAGTCGATCAGCCACGCCGGCCCGTAATTGCGAAAGACGTACTTGAGCATCCGGTTGGTTTCCGGCACGGTTCCGCTGCTCGTCAGCTGGAAGTACCGCAGTTGCAGGGCGATCCGCTTGGTTTCGGTGGGCAGGTCGTAGCTCGTACTGCCGCCGAAGATGCCGTTGTCGAAGTTGTACCCGGTCTGGGCATCGAACCCGAAGACCGGGCCTGTGGGTGTACCGGTATTCACGAACAGGGGGAGGCCCAGAATGATCGACCAGACGCTCAGGCCGAAGTCGTTTGCCGTCGCCAGGTCGAAGACGTTCGTGTACCAGTCTTCCCAGAATTGCGTCTGGTTCGTGTCGTACCAGACGGCCTTCTGATTGAGCAGCCCCTGGAGATTCGTGGCGGTTGTGTACTGCCAGAGAATCGCCCGCAGCAGGTCGACCGAGAAATCGAACTGTTGAATCGCTCCCGTGTCCTCGTCGTTCGTCATGAGATGATGACGCTGACGTACGAAGCCTGCGTCTGGGCGATTTCGTCGACCCCGATCGCGATGACGCTGGTGGTGTAACTGACCGGGGACGTGAGGCTAATCTCGACCTGGCTGATGTAATAGCTCGGGAATTCGCTCATGATCGCACCGGCGATCTCGAACGGCGAGACGTCGGCCCCGACGACGAACCCGGCCAACCCGTTAATGTTTCCTGCCGCGTAGTCGAGGATCGCCTGGATGATGTTCGCCTCGTTGCCGTTGGTGGTCGTGACCTTGACCAGAATGCCAACCTGCGTCGGGCGGTCGAATAGGACGGTATACGACTGGCCGCTGGCCGGCTCGACGACGCTTACCGAGGTGCCCCGTTCCACGCGCACCCGGAGCTTTTGTTCTCCAGCAGGGCGGCCGCGACCGCGGTGTCCGTCCCACCCTCGATACAAGCGTAGATCGAGTGCCCGACCATCGAGATGCCGTTGATCGTCTGGGTGCTCGCGGACACGTTCTCCTGGAAGGTCAGGCTCGTCACTCCTTGCACGTTGTACAGGGCCGACGTGATGGCCTCGGCCAGCGAAACCCCTTGAAAGGCGAGGGTGTTTTGCCGCAGCGCCCGCGCGGCCTGGTCGGACTGGGTGACGGTCCCGAGTGTGTGGCGGAGGCGGCGTCCCGGAGGGGTTGTTGGTCACCGTCTCCCAGCCGAGGACGGCGGAGACGATGGTCGTGAGTGCCGACCCCGCGCAGGGAATCGGGCCGGTCGCGACGGATTGGAAGTTGACGGTCGCCGTGCCGCTCACCAGGGTGACGGTCGAGACGGACTGGAATTGGTCGCCCGCGGAAGTGGCCGCCAGCGACCCGGCGGGAATCACAGTTCCGGACACCCCGGTTAACGAGACGTTGGTGACGACCGTTGGTGTCGCGACGGTCCGCTGCATGCCCGTGAGCGCCATGAGGGCGTCGAGAAACACGCCCCCGGCGACGTTCGGGTTGATTTGATTGGCCACCGCCGCGTTGTTGTTGACGACCTCGGTCCGGGCCAGGGTTTCGGCGGTGATCAGAACGCCCTGGGGGGTATCGGGGTGACAACGAGGTCCGCCCCGAACACGGCTTGGTACTCGGACTGGACATCGGTCAGGAGGCCGGACGTGTCGGGTAAAATAACGCCCGTCGGCTCGATGTACTCGTAATCAGCCATTGACGACCGTGCTCCCGTAAATCGTTTGAATCTCCGCCGTGAAGCGCAGCACGTTGTCCAGCGCGGTCAAGTTGACCGACTGCACCGCCGTGACCCCTCGACGGCGAGCAGGGTGTTTTGCAAGTACGACTGCCACAGAGCGTAGTCGGGGACACCGACCCACACCGTCTGGAAGTTGGGCAGGCCGACCCCGGTCTGGAGGACGCACTCGCCGAGTTGGGTGCGGCAGGCGGTGACGCAGGCTCCCGCGATCGCCTGAATCCGGAGAGGACGGCGAGGTTGCCATCGGCCCCGAGGTAAATGTCGCCCTCAGATTCGTGCCGAATGTTTGGACCATGTCAGCTCCAGGCGCTGCCGTTGTAGGTGGAAAGCCCCAGTTCAGTCGTGTCGTAGACTGTCATGCCGATCTTGGGTGACGGGATGGCCAGTTTCTGGGCCGTCGTCATCCGCGGGGTAGGAACGCTTGCGTCGTGCTTTGCAGGTCGAGAATCGCATTCGCGTCCGGCGTGCCGTTGATGCCACACCTTGCGGGCCAGGATTTTGATCAGGTCGCTCCACAGTGCCACCTTGACCGTCCCGGCGAAGTTCTGAACACCGCGTTGGCCGCGTCCTCGGTTGTGATCGTGACGCGTTCAGGAGGGTGTCGGGGAAGAACATGGCGTCGGCGAAGTCGTGCAGCCGGGCGGTGTTCGGCGATGAGGCAGCGGTCGTCTGCTTGAATAGTGAAATGTCGCGGTCGTTGGCCTTGATCCAGCCCGTGTCCCCGGTCGTCACGGGGAAACTGAGGACGAACCCGCCGCCGCCGTACTGGAAGACCGGCACGGACGACCTGCGCCCGTTGGACGACCTGGTTGGCCGTCGTCACGACCGCGATCAGCGGCTGGACCTGGGCGCGGTTCGTCGTTCGGTCGTAGGCGATGACCCGGGCCGGGAGCATGTCGGCGGTGTTCTGCAAGGCTTTGGTCAGGACCAGTTTCAACAGCCCGGTCAGCGTGTCGTTGTCGGCCGGGTTTCGCGACGGCGGGGCGTAATCCGTCATCCGGCCGAGCCCTGGAAGACGGCGAGGTTGGAGCAGAGCAGGGTGAACCAGAACGGCTGGTCGCGGCTGGCAATCTCGTAGTCCATCTTCATGACCTTGAACGTGCCGTTAGCTGCGGGGTTCGTAACGCTCTGGATCGTCACCTGGCCCCCGATCTGAATCGCGCTGGTCAGCATCACCCGGACGGTCACGCCCTGGTCGGAAACTTGCGGGATGCCGACCATGCCGGTGCCTTCGGAGATCAAGTAGCCGGTGTTCTTCCGCGAGGTCCCGGCGTTGGTGACCCAGAGGGTTTGGTTATCGGCCCCGGCCTGAATCCCCCCGGTTTGGTTGAGTTTCACGAGGTTGGCCTGGAGGGAGCCGGTGAAGTTGTAGTTGTCGATCTGCCGGTCGGTCGCCTCGAAGTCGAGGAACAGGCCGTTGGCCAGGGCGATCTGCTGGGCGATTTCCGACAGCAGGGTGACGGCCGGCTGTTGAATGCCCATCACGATGCCGGTGTTGAAGTTGTTGGTCAGGGACCGGAGGGTGATCCCGATGTCCGGCGGCTGGGTGACTTCGCAGGAGATGACGTTGCCGGTGTAGAGCAGGAACGTCCCGGTCGATTCGCGGCCCGCCTTGAGGTTCAGAATGACGGGTTTTCGCGGTCCCGCCGAAGGATTGTTGGCGGGCGGGTTGATGAGGGGGGAGGCCAAGGTCAGGATCGTGTTCCGCAGCTCGGCGGTGAGGTTGTAAATCCGGCACTCGCAGGTGTTCATGTTGGCGTTGCCGAACTTGATGCCAGAGGCCAAGATCGCGAACCCTTGGGAGTCGGCGGAGAACGTGTAGGTCTGGCCCGGCAGGACGATGTCGACCTCAACCAGCCGCGAATCGAACGCGCTGGTCACAGGTACCCCTGGGGCGCGAAGCGCAAGGGGAGCGCGGCAATCGGGTTGAAGTCGGCGGCCGTGATCGGCGGGGCGGGTGGCGTCCGGAAGACGGCCAGTTCCGCGGCGCTGACGTAGACGAGCGACTGGGTCACCCCGAACTGGGTGTAGTAGGGCAACTGGTTGTTCGACGAGAGGAAGAGGAAGTTGCCGCTCTCCTCGTACTGCGAGGGGATGATCAGCGCTCCGGCAACGGCCCGGGCACTATCGAGCAGGTCCGTGTTATTGAGCGTCAGGCTGACGACGGTGGTGTCCTCGACGGTCTTGAGCGTGACGGCCCACGTGTTGTTGTCGAGGATGACTGTCAGGGTCTGGTTCGGGACGGCCTGGAGGGGGACCTGCATCATAAGAATTTCCCCAACTTGACGTAACTCAGGGCGGCCCCGACCGCGTTCGACGCTTGCGTCCCCAGAGCGGCGGCTTGCTGTAAGCCCCCCGCGAGGGTATTGCTGTTCAGCGGGTCGGCGGGCTGGAAGTTGACCAGTTGGCCCCCGCCCGGGACGACGTATAGAACCTGCTTGAGCCGCAGGTTAATGATGATCACGTCGTACATGTCCGCCTCTTCCTCGTGCGGCATGTCGGCAACGATCATATCGGAGTAGATGCCGACGCGGGTCTTGACCGAGAGGGCGGTGGCGTTCACGAACGCCTGGCGGATCTGGTTGTAGGTGGCGGCGTAATATTGCGAACTGATGATCAGCGGGAGGTCGATCTCGACCGGGTTGATGATGTGGTGGTCGGCGATCATGGACCCGGTTTCGACCGGGTGCTCCATGACCTTCGAGGTCTCGCGGACGGTCGCCTTCATGGCCGGGCGTTCGCGAACAGTTGCCCGAACGCGGGGGCGTTCGACGTGCCCAGGATGGAGTTCAGGATCGTGCTGCTGACGGCGGCGGCGGGTTGTTCGTGTCCGCCCCGTTGGCGTAGATGCCGACCACGTCGACCTGCTGCCCGAACGAGCTGAGCAGCCCGAGACCGAAGTTGATGTCGGACAGGAGGGTCATTACGCGGAGACTCCGTCGTCGAAATTGCTCATGGCCATGCGGATCTGGTTTTTCAACTCGACGCCCACCTCGCGGGCGATCCCGGCGCTGTCGCTGGCCTGGGTCTGAATGGTGATGTTGTCGATTTTCACGTTGGTGTTCCGGCCCGGAGTGGACGCGCCGAGCGAGGGAATGGACGGAACCGCTCCGTAGCTGTTCGCGATCGCGGCTCGTTTCGCTGCCTCGCTGGCAAGTCCACCTGCGGTGAGGGAGGGAACCTCGAACCGGTTGCTGATGGCTGCCGCGGATTGTCCGGCGTTGTCGGGCAGCGCGTTCGGCCCGAGGCCCATGTTGCCCGCTTCCCAGGCGGCCGCCCGGAGCTGGTCTTGTAAGCTGGCGGTCGCCACGTCGATGCCGAGGGCGGCCTTGATCTTCGCCCGGCGTGCCGCCGACCACTGATAAATCCCGAAATGGGTGCCGTTGCTGGCGGAAGGATTGAAGCTGCTCTCGGCTTGTGCGTTCGCCGCCCACCCCGCGGCGGCGCCAGGGCTATACCCCTGCGACTGCCAAAAGGAGATGACTTGGTCCCGTGACGAACCTCCGATGACGGGGGCGGGGGATTTGGAGCCGCCACCCTTTAACGAATTGACGATTTTCGCTGCGTCCGCTTCCGGGTCGCCAAAAAGGCTTCGTAAAAACTCGCCGCGACCAACGCAGGGAATGCCAGACCGATCCCACCCGCTGCGGCCAGACCTTCGGACGCGGCGGGAACGGCCCCGGCACCCAGCAATCGACCGAACAGGCCGCGCGACAGCCATTTCCCCAATTTCAAGCCGCCGAGCGCTCCCAACAGTCCCGCCGCTTCCGTCCGACCGGGGTGCCCTTCAAACGTTTCCGCCAGCCGGGTCAGGGCGGCATTCAACCGTTTGATGACGCCCGCCAGGTCCGTGTCGACCTCGGTCGCCAGCTTGCCGAACGCGATGTTTCTCTCGGAGGCCGACTTCTCGTTCGCAAGCGCGGCCTGGAAGTCCTTGTCCGACCCGGCGAAGGCGAAGCCCTCGTCGAGCTTCTTGCGGAACTCGCCATCCGGCAAGGTGACCAGGGGCGCGAGGCCCGCGCCGCCCGGGACTTGCAAGAGCTTGGGCGACCGGAACAATTACTTCACCCTTTGGCCGCACCCGAAACTCCTTGGCGTGGCCGGATGGTATAGTTCCAACTCGGACAGGTCTTATGCCGTCGCAAGCGCAACTTCCTCATCTCGTGATCCGTGACCTTCAGGCCCCTCTCATAGTTTCCCCGCAACAACACGGCTTTCACCTGCAAGCCTGTTTCGGTTCTCGTGTCCTGAATATAGCCCAACAAGATCAACCACGAACGCAAGGGCTTGCCGGCCCAGTTGATGCTGATAAAGCTGAACAGCCGATGCTCAATCGGGTTCCACTTGGAGCCACCGCGGGGGTAGTGGCACACCGTCACCTCCAGGTTGAAGGCGTCAGCCAGCCGTTCCTGCAACTGACGCTTCCACATCCGAGGCCGACAGCCATTACTGCCACCCGAGTCCGCCAGGATCAGGAGTTTGGTAGCGTCCGGGAAACGACGGCGACCGTGGCTCTTCCACCACGAGACAATCGCATCGACCGCAAACTCCGGCGTGTCGGCCGATTCGCCCACGTACACGTAACCGCGGTCGTGTTGTACCAGGTAGATGCCATACGGGGTGGCCCGGCCCTCGGCGTCACTGAGGAAGTCATAAGCGTTGACCTCGTCCGCCTCGTGGCACCAGGTCTGCCCATCCTGCTGGAAGTTGCCGATCAACTCTTTTTTCTTGGTATCCACGCTGATGACCGGCCTGCCCGCTTTCAGGAACCGCCGCTTCTGGTGGGCGATGTAGCGGAACTGACGATCCCGATCGGGGTGCGGTGGGCCGGTAAACCGTTTCCGATTCGCCTTCAACGAGTACTTGAGTTTGTGGAGCAAACGCCGGACGGTCTTGGGGTCGATGGCATGGCCTCGTTGGGCCAGCAGTTGGCCCAGTCGCTTCAGGCTCAGACGCACCCACCGCTGTTTCGTCATCGGGTCGCCGCCGGTGTCATCGACCAGCAGGGCTACCAGGTCTCGCTCCAGGACCGGATCTTTTTTTCCAAGGGCGGGCGGCCCGCTCCAGGGCGGCGGACCCGTCCCGGCGGGAGGTTGGCAAAAGCCGACCCTAACTCTTGGCGTCCCCGGCGAATGGTCTGGACGTGGAGGCCTGTGATGGAGGATACCAGGCGGTCACCGCCGTGGCCGATGCGCTGGGCTTCCCAGGCCGCCAGCCAGCGTCGCTGTTGCTCGTTGAGCCGACTGAGGAGCAAGTTGAGTTGTCGGTGGACCTCCTTGTTGGGATGGTCTGTCGCCTGGAGGCAATCAGGACATCGACATTGGTGAAGCGGGGTAGGGTGCATGATGTGGTCTCCAGCTGACGCAACAAGCCATGCAAGTGATTGTAGGGACAAGGGTGAAGTAATTGTTCCGGCCGCCCATTGGTCAGGAAGGACGGATCGTTCTGGACGTTGGTGTGGATGTTCTCGATGGCCCGCTTGAGGTCGAACGGGAGCCGCTTGCCCGCCAGATCGGTGCCCTCGGCCGCCACGAAGTTGTACAGGGACTGGGCATCGCCGCCCGAGAGTTGAAGGGCTTGCCCGAACGCCTTGATGTCCCGCGGACTTTGACTGAACGTCTTGCCCAGAATCGTCAGTGACGAGTTTAGCTTGTTGGCGTCGATGAGGGCGGTCTTCAGCGCACCGAAGGTGGCGTAGGCGGTGACCGCCCCGACGGCGTTCTCGATCATCCCGGCGAACGAATCCCCGAGTTTGTCGGTCTCTTGCCGCTGCTGCTTGGTGGCGTCGAGGAGTTCCTTGCGCTGCTTCTTGAGGACTTCGTACTGCTTGTTTTCGTCCTCGGTCCGCTTCTTCCCCTTCTTGGCCATCTCGTCGAGTTGCTTGTCGAGCTTGGCGATGTCGGCCCCGGCTTCCTTCGGGATGTCGGTCTTAAAGACGAGAAGGAAGGTATCGAGAATGGTCATTTCCGTTCCTTCCGG
This is a stretch of genomic DNA from Fimbriiglobus ruber. It encodes these proteins:
- a CDS encoding DUF2612 domain-containing protein — protein: MTNDEDTGAIQQFDFSVDLLRAILWQYTTATNLQGLLNQKAVWYDTNQTQFWEDWYTNVFDLATANDFGLSVWSIILGLPLFVNTGTPTGPVFGFDAQTGYNFDNGIFGGSTSYDLPTETKRIALQLRYFQLTSSGTVPETNRMLKYVFRNYGPAWLIDYHDMAQAYVFNFPVTFDLQYLFNNYDVLPRPAGVSSTWIDATLVYFGFATGDFNFDNGIFGG
- a CDS encoding baseplate hub protein translates to MTSAFDSRLVEVDIVLPGQTYTFSADSQGFAILASGIKFGNANMNTCECRIYNLTAELRNTILTLASPLINPPANNPSAGPRKPVILNLKAGRESTGTFLLYTGNVISCEVTQPPDIGITLRSLTNNFNTGIVMGIQQPAVTLLSEIAQQIALANGLFLDFEATDRQIDNYNFTGSLQANLVKLNQTGGIQAGADNQTLWVTNAGTSRKNTGYLISEGTGMVGIPQVSDQGVTVRVMLTSAIQIGGQVTIQSVTNPAANGTFKVMKMDYEIASRDQPFWFTLLCSNLAVFQGSAG
- a CDS encoding phage baseplate protein: MKATVRETSKVMEHPVETGSMIADHHIINPVEIDLPLIISSQYYAATYNQIRQAFVNATALSVKTRVGIYSDMIVADMPHEEEADMYDVIIINLRLKQVLYVVPGGGQLVNFQPADPLNSNTLAGGLQQAAALGTQASNAVGAALSYVKLGKFL
- a CDS encoding phage tail tip lysozyme is translated as MPCVGRGEFLRSLFGDPEADAAKIVNSLKGGGSKSPAPVIGGSSRDQVISFWQSQGYSPGAAAGWAANAQAESSFNPSASNGTHFGIYQWSAARRAKIKAALGIDVATASLQDQLRAAAWEAGNMGLGPNALPDNAGQSAAAISNRFEVPSLTAGGLASEAAKRAAIANSYGAVPSIPSLGASTPGRNTNVKIDNITIQTQASDSAGIAREVGVELKNQIRMAMSNFDDGVSA
- a CDS encoding ISAzo13 family transposase, coding for MLHHRPPRPDHSPGTPRVRVGFCQPPAGTGPPPWSGPPALGKKDPVLERDLVALLVDDTGGDPMTKQRWVRLSLKRLGQLLAQRGHAIDPKTVRRLLHKLKYSLKANRKRFTGPPHPDRDRQFRYIAHQKRRFLKAGRPVISVDTKKKELIGNFQQDGQTWCHEADEVNAYDFLSDAEGRATPYGIYLVQHDRGYVYVGESADTPEFAVDAIVSWWKSHGRRRFPDATKLLILADSGGSNGCRPRMWKRQLQERLADAFNLEVTVCHYPRGGSKWNPIEHRLFSFISINWAGKPLRSWLILLGYIQDTRTETGLQVKAVLLRGNYERGLKVTDHEMRKLRLRRHKTCPSWNYTIRPRQGVSGAAKG